tccaaggagcggtagtaccggacgtgcggtagtaccgcgcccgcagggcggtagtaccggacgtgcggtagtaccgcgccagtagggcggtagtaccgaacgtgtggtagtaccgcacctgaggagcggtagtaccgcacggttgCAGATCCGAAATAGCCATGGAGATCTGAGCACAACCGTGTCAACACGCGGTACTACGGTCGATCAAATCCATCACGGGACAACTATAGCAAGTACCAACACTACACAaaactactctcctacatcctactcttgcatagatttgtcctaaaatctcaagaacaacttgcatctccccaaaacctaAAAGCAACAAGACGAACAAGAAAACGAGAGggattggggagaaaccttgttccatggcaagagggagtgggggggaacgatcccaccggtcggaatccgaggagagcggccggagatggagatccggcgagggcgtccggcgccgttcttgagcgagagagagagagagagagagagagagagagagagagacgaagtggggagagagacgaatgggtatgggggaggtagaactccccctgcccgtgtttaacccccacgcgcccttgaccgcacggtagtaccgcacgtcatcgcggtactaccgcccgggcggaagtaccgcaccgaggccgtagtaccactcccccaggcggcagtaaaaaattactgccgcgctgggtgcggaagtacTGCTCACTCCtctcgcggtagtaccgcccgggcggaagtaccgcaccgaggccgtagtaccgctcccccaggcggcagtaaaaaattactgccgcgctgggtgcggaagtaccgcgtgccccccttgcggtagtaccgtggcaggccgcggtagtaccgtgggctCAAAAAAAGTTTCAAGCAAAAATAACTCCTAAGCACGGAACCTTCAAGCGAGAGACCACAATAAGGAACTAACACACTGGACACCACAAGCACGAGCGCGCCacgaagaaggagaggcaagaacCAACACAGACCAAAAACGAGACACAACctctccaaggagagggcggtggccggagccacctatgtttgagtcaattggtatggcaccgcgaagaattatccttgggcccatgaccaaaactcgtctttgaagcacaagtaccatcaaaaatggctaatgtgaaagagttgatcactttatgcataatggggggagggagagttcattgagagaacaacactctccctatgtccatgcctacacctagattagacaacaagttgagtgtggtggggtgtgcaaggggtcaagcaacattgctcgaaacaatgatatttagctcatgccttaactcgcgaaatcttgcttcatccaaaggcttcgtgaaaatatctgcaaggttatcatgggtgttgacgtagttgagctcgatctcccctcgcctaatgtgatctcggatgaagtgataccgaatctcaatatgcttcgtcttgaagtgttgcacggggttgagagaaatcttgatggcactttcattatcacaccaaagaggcactttgtcacaaatgacaccgtaatcctttaaagttttcctcatccataagagttgtgcacaacaactcccggtcgccacatactccgcttcggtggacgagagagacacacaactttgctttttagaagaccaacttaccaaagagcaaccaaggaattggcaccctccggaagtggacttcctatccactttgtctcccgcccaatcggagtccgaatatcctacaagcttgaagtttgctcctcttgggtaccataagccaaaatttggggtatgagccaaatatcgaaagatttgcttgaccgccacaaagtggctttccttaggtgcggcttgaaaccgtgcacaaattcccacactcaacatgatatccggtctagatgcacaaagataaagtaaaccaatcatggagcgatataccttttgatccaccgctttaccattgggaccGATGTCAatttggcacttggtgggcattggagtggacgccggcttgacatcacttagtttgaatctcttgagcatgtcttgagtgtatttggcttggttgatgaatgttccttctcttctttgctttacttcgaaaccgagaaagaacttcaactctcccatggaagacatcttgaactttgaggtcatgagtgcagcaaattcctcattgaaagctttgttaggggaaccaaagataatgtcatcaacatatagttggcatacaaacaactcccctttgaccttcttagtaaaaagagtggggtcgattagcccaacttcaaacccacgatcttgtaacaactcggtaaggtggtcataccacgcacgtggggcttgtttaaggccatagagtgccttatcgagttgatacacatgatcgggaaagtagggatcctcgaacccggggggttgcttgacataaaccaactcattaatgggaccattaataaaagcactcttcacatccatttgttgcaacttaaagttgtgatgagaagcataagcaatcaataaacgaatagattcaaggcgagtaacgggagcaaaggtttcaccgtagttgataccctcgacttgggagtagccttgtgccaccaatcgtgccttgttgcgaatgatggtcccatgagcatcttgcttgttcttgaatatccacttggttccaatgacattgtggttccccgttggcctcggcactaatctccacaccttgttgtactcgaagttgttaagttcttcatgcatggcattaagccaatccggatcttcgagtgcttcatataccttatggggttcaacacaagagacaaacgcgtgatgttcacaatagtttgccaattgtctacgagtgcttacccccttttgaatgcttccaagcacattcttcatgagatgacccttggtggagagcttggatgcaatcttggcggcacgacgctccaattccttcTCGGTGGTGAGTCGAGGAgtggtcacttgatcatcttgagcgccgtcttgagcttgttcttgatcttgaacttgctcggaggagagaacttgaccttgggcatcacttggtgtgtcaccACCGTCTCGAGCATGATCTTgaccttggtcttgttcatgaggttgagggtcttcattttgttcttcagaagcgtgtgggccttgggttggtgatggctccacttgggtggagcattgtccttctccttcggccacaaggggttcctcaatgggtagtataaaaccaacacccattcttcttatggcttgaggaggaatttcatcacctacatcacaagtgccactttgctccacttgggagccgttattctcatcaaactccacgttacacgtctcctcaataagtcccgtagatttattgaggacacggtaagcatgagagtttgtagcataaccaacaaatatgccctcataagctctagcctcaaatttagacaaccgaacacctttcttgagaatgaaacacttacacccgaacacccgaaagtacttgaggttgggcttgttaccggtgagtatctcatatggagtcttgttcaagcccttgcggaggtagagccgattggatgcatgacacgcggtgttgatggcttcggcccaaaagttgtatggagacttgaactccgccatcatagtccttgccgcatccatcaacgtccggttcttcctctccgcaacaccgttttgttgaggggtgtaaggtgcggaatattgatgcttgatcccctcatcactaagaaactcatccaaggtatagttcttgaactcggtgccgttgtcacttcttaatgtcaagatctttgtattgtgttgacgttgggcttcattcgcaaagtcaatgacggtttgttgggtctcgctcttcctcttgaagaaatacacccgagtgtatcttgaatagtcatccacaatcaccaagcaatacttcctacccccaagactatcaaaggatggaggcccaaagagatcaaaatgaaggagctccaaaggcctcttcgagtaaatgatagttgtgggagggtgagccgtctcatgtagctttccttcgatacaagcactgcaagcatgatctttagcaaaactaacattcgttagtccacggacatggtccctcttgagaagactttgcaaagatctcatattgacatgggctaaccggcgatgccaaagccatcccacgtcaactgtagccattaggcatgtcgcggtcttagtgggtcgctccgaaaagttaatcacatagagaccgttttcgacatgcccaacaaaggctactttaagagtcttgctccacaagagggccacggtatcaatatcaaagaaagtggcaaagcccatgattgcaagttgacaaacggaaagtaaattgtatgcaagggactcaactagcatgaccttctcgatcgtgagatcatgagaaatgacaactttgccgagtcccaataccttagaagacgaggcatcaccccactcgacattggtgggcatagatggaatcttgtgcacgtccaccaccaagtccttgcttccggtcatatgatttgtagctccactatcgagcaaccatgatcccccaccggaagcaaacacctacaagagatcaattcTTGGTTTTAGGTagccattttgtaatgggtcctttgatgttagtaacaagggtcttaggaacccaaatagaccattcaatatactcatgaggagaaccaacaaatttggcataaacatgcccatcactagcacgacatagcacataagaaggattaaagtcgccggctttgttggaaggggtggcattgcccttcttgacaccgccacccttcgcattgttcttcttctccttggaagcaccctctccctccttcacaaaagtttgcttgagaggaggaggtcgtttggtcttgtcattcttcttcttgttcttgggcttgggtgcgaacccaatcccctccttggccacaacttccttttgattgctcaaaaggtcgttgaggttcttctcaccttgtatgcatgacacaaggcctttctcaagttgctccttcaacttagcattctcctcaacaagatgcacatgctcacaacaaggattagtagcatttgcattatcaattaacaccatatgaggaaaggtggctttatccttagttagcttcacttggagttgatcatgagactccttgaggctagcatgaacacccttcaagactttgtgagccttgtcaagaatgtcaaactccactttgagtctagcaagatcaaccccaagctttgccttctcggagtttagcacacgagacacaacaagagcatgatcaagatctttctttaacttagcatgatcatcgttgtatgactcctcaagagccaaacgaagaccacgctcttcatcaagagcattggaaagatctgaaatctcatcgacatagtcacgactatgcccctccatcttagagatggtgtcttcgtgagcctcgatcatgtcattggcttcaccaagttgttccaagagagcaacgaagtgcttcttggatttacccttgagtttacccataaaggtctgaaactcattttcctccacattttcctccacatttgtcccctcatgttcatcaatgctatccgtcgaagaaggatgattaatgatggtagttttgatgttgggggttaccttgttggtggctttagccatgaggcacttggcggcgatgttctcattgggtgagttgaagagagacatccgtggagtcatcgcaatggccacagaggccatggcaaccgactcaccatcttcatcatcgtcatcatccttgttgtactcttcttgtacgactaatgccttgggaggagtcttcttggtgaagttgctcttgttggggaatgacttggccttgtcctttcggatgagcttgccaccattgtcttccctcttctcgtaagggctccgcaacaaagtggctcacattgccacaattgaagcaagtcctcacccgttgcttgccctttgcgccacttgaattgttcttgttgaagtttggccttgagttcttcttgctccaaaattgccttgaagcaagagccatgtgttcatgataggcatactttgtatcttcgaggtttccctcctcttcctcctcttcatcctcttcctccatactaaccttggcctttagatcAAGGTTGGGCTtatttactctttgagagcgaagaaccgcattgtcggcggtcttgtccaagatgctcatagcaacgaactcatccaacacttcacttgaggacaaggtgtggaagtccggcctttgacgaatgacggaggacatggctttgtggtagggcatcattgccttgaggaatttgcgcttgatccaattgtcatccgtgtctttacttccatgatctcggagagagaccgcgagtttggttactctccgaaaaagctcacgaggttcttcatcttctttcattgcaaactcatcggcttcatcttgcaccacttcatagttggagcgttgaatgcttgcgcttccccgatagagggaaacaacttggagccaagcatctttggccacggtgtagggccggagatgaggaagatcttcgggtgggattgcttcttggatgatgaagagagcattctcattgaattgatgatccacaacttctctaggagtgaagttacttcggtcatgcggataaaaaccttcttcaatgattctccaaaggttagtgttcacataatttaaatgacgcttaaaacgatagacccaataatcaaaatctacattcttctcaatcttcggagccgggccggcatgattcaaatgagtggaagggagcggtccaccatagacaggtggaggttccacatgggcaaagatgccggtgccatttttaccactagaagaaggagctttctcgctagtagcttcccctttgtcggaggtagcatccgtcaccttgttggcgggatcacccactttcaacggtgcggtggaaagtttaagcccttttaagtatttattaaacatgctttcgacctcggtagtcatgttggttttcaatgtgtccaacgccacatttaattcctcacgagagaccgcggttcccccatctcccgtagacgagaccggattcacaccggagtgctcctccacaccgtctacgacgtcaaccatactcttcggacggcaaagtccttaataaagagacgaggctctgataccaattgaaaggatcgatatagttgactagaggggggtgaataggcaactaacaatttttagcttttctttaccaatttaaactttgcatcaaagtaggttgtctagatatgcaactaggtgagcaacctatatgatgcaacaacaataagcatacacgcaagcaagagataaggcacaaataaacttgcacaagtaaaggcacgagataaccaagagtggagccggtgaagacgaggatgtgttaccgaagttccttccctttgagaggaagtacgtctccgttggagcggtgtggaggcacaatgctccccaagaagccactagggccactgtattctcctcacgccctcacacaatgcgagatgccgtgattccactattggtgtccttgaaggcggcgaccgaacctttacaaacaaggttggggcaatctccacaacttaattggaggctcccaacgacaccacgaagcttcaccacaatggactatggctccacggtgacctcaaccgtctagggtgctcaacacccaagagtaacaagatccacaagggattagtggggggattcaaatatctcttggtggaagtgtagatcggggcctcctcaactaatccctagagaatcaacaagtttgattggctagggaaggagatcgggcgaaaatggagcttagagcaacaatggagcttggaggtggaagaggtagtcaactagaggaggaagacaccccttatatagtggaagaacaaatccaaccattatccaccaactcagcctgcgcagcgcggtactaccgcacctgagacgcggtactaccgcacctgaggcgcggtactaccgcaggggtacgcggtactaccgcagagccccgcggtactaccgctcacgcagcagagaccagaacagccaCACATGCACTAAGGCAGAGGGTGGTAGTACTgctggtgcggtactaccgctcccccttgcggtactaccgcaaggcaggggctgtccagggatgggaaggcacggatataaaaaattacatccgtggctacttccgcagagtaagagtcgatgcaaaaacccgacgcggtagtaccgtaagccagccgcggtactaccgcgcgaggtgcggatgtaaaaaattacatccgccccttacaGCCGCGTAGTTGCGGAACTAAGCagggaccacggtactaccgcttaccagaagcggtactaccatggggccttgcggtactaccgcaccagcgggcggtactaccgcaaggtcctgcggtactacGGCTCTGACGAGCGGTACTACTGCACTTCCTAGTTCGGCAGACAAGAGCTATAattgcatagacaaggaaaacttaggatgctccaaaggcaagaggaaaggaggtgcaaggGACGATGTGTACGTGATcaatccacccaacctttccaaagcggaccccctcttaatagtacggcttccctacgactcaataccaccgaaaagaaccgaagagaaacgtcgtcttctatagcctttgagggaacccaatcatcttgtgcctagtcaatatatctgaaatatttgatgcacatgattagtccgcaaaagcattgtcatcaatcaccaaaaccaactaaggaaTAAAAATGCCCTTATAATGTTGCGCGTAAAGCCATGGAATTCATGGAGCAGGAACACAGTGTGGTCCCAGGTGATTATAACTATAACAAACTTCAGTCTGCGAGGCTTAACAACGAGTCACTGCGTGAGCGTCTGAAAGAAAAGGACCGCGGTATCGAAACACTGAAAAAGGTCAATACATCTCTGGTGCAGCAACTGGAAGAGAAGAGCAACACTCTTGACTCCATTATGAAGACAAACAAAGACATGATGGAGAAGGTGGCTGAAAAAGATGTCATTGAATCCATCAAAAATGTCAATCAAACAGTACTGAAGCAGCTTGGTGAGAAACAAGAGATAATAAAGAAGCTCAGCAAAGGCTGGGATAACTCACTGGATACTGGATTTTCAGCAACCATCCAACTTCAGCGTCTGATTGATGAGGGCATGTCCCCTGGATCAACGCAGGCAGACATTGAGCTCAATGCGACTCTCCAGAGTGCTCAACACATATGTGAATACCTTGAGCATAACACCATCCTTGCTGTTGAGTACCTGCAGTCCATTGGGACATATCCATATGACCCAAAGCCAGGCTTTACTGATGAGGAAGACAACTGTTCAGTGGACCCCGAGCCCGTGCCACCAAAGAATCCACCCTACATGAGAAGCTGGCTGGATAAGGAGATCTTTGACAATGAAGGTAATTGCTCTGCAGACTTCGACACTTTGCCCGAGGAGCACTTCTGATACAGCATCGCCAACTTGCCAACGCGATCCTCTTGAGGATCGCTTGGTGGTATCAACTTGCTATCTTCTACTACGTGGTCTGTGCATCTTACATCTGTGCTACGACCGTTGCTCTCCTATGTAATTCCCTACTGAACTTATTATCTATGTAAGCTATGTGGCATGTGCTGCACTACTCTACTCTATTATGCACTACCCCAGTCCACTGAACTTATCTATGTAAATTATATGGTGTGTACCAGGGATGTACTCCATTAACTCCCAGCCTATCGAACTTAACTATGTAAATTATATTCGTCGTCGTGCTATTCTGGGCTATGCAATCCTTAGTTTGAACATGCTCTGTTGTATGGTTTGCATCAATGCTATGCCATCTGTGATGTGAGGCACTGCTTCTGTTTAATCGTGCGCATTGACACTGGTTGGCCGCTTATATTCCCATCTAATTTACCTTATCAACATTGCCATTTTTTTTACTAACAGCATATAGCAACAATTATTTTACAGGCCACTCAAGGCACCTAGCCCAATGCACAGGCAACCCACAAGCCACAAGGACGACGGGGCGGCCCATCAAAAGAGGCCCAACCAGCTAGGTTAACTATATACCAGCTCTCTTTGCATACCGTGTTTTCAGATCTGTTCCCCTCTCACTTCCACGACCCTCTTCTTCCAGTCCAGCCGCCGCCATGGATGAACCCTCCTCTGCATTGACAACCTCGTCCATCAAGCTGCCCACAAATGATGAGCTGCTGGTCAAGGGCTTTCCTCCGGTTAGTTCCAAGCTGTTGTCATCTCATTCTCCTCTTCATTCGTCGATTTCATAACCCATTGCGTGCTGACATTTACATTCTACCTTTTGTTAAATCAAAGCAATCTCCTATCTGTGTCACCATCAGCAAGCAATTCATTCTTGAACAAGCAATTGAAAGAATTGGTGGCACAATCCATCCATTCACTTTCACCGACATAGGCAGTGACGATGTGGGTATCTCTGTCTCTAATGACCTGCCCCCGCACAGCAAAAGACTGTCAAGCACAACAAAGGAATTTCATGGACCATGCATTGAATCTACGTGTGTTGCCGCCCTTGGATACCTTCAGAAAACAGGTATAATCACGGTAGATGATGCAAATTTCGCGAAGTTGAAAAAATGCAATAGAAAACTTCAGGTTGAGGAGTTCTGGTCGTCGGCGCTCTACGATCAGGCCAGCGCCCTGCGTAACCAACTCTCTTCACTGACCGCAATCAACCAGGGTCCTCAACCTAAGCCTAAACAAGAAGCTAATGTGCTACCTTCTACGCACAAGAATACTCCACGGGCCAATTACCAAATCATGCTGTCCGAGGTAAAACCGCACGGCAAGGTATCTTCATTATCATGTGGTAGCACGTACTTCATGCTCGTTTCTCTTATTAGTTGCTTGCCCCCAGGATACCAGTGAAGAAGAAAGTGCATCAACCCCGGTCACAGCAAATACTAATAGGTGCTCTCCACTCCATTTTCTTATCGTTGTCTTCACATACAACCCAGCTGTGGCTTCTGTGTCCTAACTACACAATTACTCATTGTCAGCATCTATCGTCTACCTTCTAAAAGTAACAAGAAGATGAGGACCGCACGCCGAGCACTATTCCCTGGAAAATAGAGCAGCACACACGCCATTGCAGGTAGACATACATCATCTCCTAGACCCGTCTCAAACAACATCACACATTATTGTTCACAATTTCATATGTTTTTTCAGGCTCCCATCATTACAAC
This genomic window from Aegilops tauschii subsp. strangulata cultivar AL8/78 chromosome 4, Aet v6.0, whole genome shotgun sequence contains:
- the LOC109757462 gene encoding uncharacterized protein isoform X2 gives rise to the protein MDEPSSALTTSSIKLPTNDELLVKGFPPQSPICVTISKQFILEQAIERIGGTIHPFTFTDIGSDDVGISVSNDLPPHSKRLSSTTKEFHGPCIESTCVAALGYLQKTGIITVDDANFAKLKKCNRKLQVEEFWSSALYDQASALRNQLSSLTAINQGPQPKPKQEANVLPSTHKNTPRANYQIMLSEDTSEEESASTPVTANTNSIYRLPSKSNKKMRTARRALFPGK
- the LOC109757462 gene encoding uncharacterized protein isoform X1, producing the protein MDEPSSALTTSSIKLPTNDELLVKGFPPQSPICVTISKQFILEQAIERIGGTIHPFTFTDIGSDDVGISVSNDLPPHSKRLSSTTKEFHGPCIESTCVAALGYLQKTGIITVDDANFAKLKKCNRKLQVEEFWSSALYDQASALRNQLSSLTAINQGPQPKPKQEANVLPSTHKNTPRANYQIMLSEVKPHGKDTSEEESASTPVTANTNSIYRLPSKSNKKMRTARRALFPGK